In Zonotrichia albicollis isolate bZonAlb1 chromosome 3, bZonAlb1.hap1, whole genome shotgun sequence, a single window of DNA contains:
- the ID2 gene encoding DNA-binding protein inhibitor ID-2, whose protein sequence is MKAFSPVRSVRKTGLSEHNLGISRSKTPVDDPMSLLYNMNDCYSKLKELVPSIPQNKKVSKMEILQHVIDYILDLQIALDSHPSIVSLHHQRPGQNPSSRTPLTTLNTDISILSLQASEFPSELMSSDSKALCG, encoded by the exons atgAAAGCCTTCAGCCCGGTGCGGTCCGTCAGGAAAACCGGCCTTTCGGAGCACAACCTGGGCATCTCCCGGAGCAAGACCCCCGTGGATGACCCCATGAGCCTGCTGTACAATATGAACGACTGCTACTCCaagctgaaggagctggtgcCCAGCATCCCGCAGAACAAGAAAGTGAGCAAGATGGAAATCTTGCAGCACGTCATCGACTACATCCTGGACCTGCAGATCGCCTTGGACTCGCACCCCAGCATCGTCAGCCTGCACCACCAGAGACCCGGGCAGAACCCTTCCTCCAGAACTCCTCTGACCACGCTCAACACAGACATCAGCATCCTCTCGCTACAG GCGTCCGAGTTCCCCTCAGAGCTCATGTCAAGCGACAGCAAAGCACTTTGTGGCTGA